The nucleotide sequence GACCTTCCACACGGCGGCACCCGACGACATTTGGCTGCACGCCAAGGACATCCCCGGCTCGCACGTCATCCTGCGCCTCTCAGGCGAAGAGCCGAGCGAAGAGAGCCTGCACCACGCCGCCCTCCTCGCTGCACACTTCAGCAAGGCGCAGGATTCCTCGAACGTGCCCGTCGACTACACCTACCGACGCTATGTAAAAAAGCCCTCCGGCTCACGTCCGGGCTTCGTCATCTTCACGCGCCAGAAGACGCTTTACGTGACGCCTTCGGCAGAAGACGCGGCAAGACTGCTTCTCGAAGAGCGCTGACAGCCGCCCGCTTCAGCGCTTGCCCGTCGAGCCGAAACCTCCCGTGCGCGCTTCGCCCGTGCCCGCCTCGTCGTCATCGGCGACGAGATACTTGTAGAAGATGCCCTGCGCGATGCGCATGCCCTTCTCCACATGAAAATCCGACGCGCCGAGATTCAGGATCGCCACCATGATATGCCCCTCGTTCTCCTCGTTGTCATAGTAATCCGCGTCGATGATTCCCTGCGCATTGACGAGCATGAGCTGATGCTTGAGCGAGATTCCAGAACGGATGTGCAGTCCGAGATACTCATCCTTCTGCATGTACGCCTTGAGTCCCGTCGGCACGATCGTCACCTTGCCGCACGGCAATACGCAGTCCTTTGCCGCCGCGAGATCGTAGCCCGCGCTCGCCGCCGTCTTTCTCTGCGGCAGGGAAAGACCCGCCGCTTCATACGCCTTGATGATTTCAAATCCACGCTTTCGCAAAGTATTTCCTCCTAAGATCTTCGCCGCATCACGAAGAAGAGCCTTCCCCCTCTGCGGGAGAAGGCTCTTCTTATTTTTCCACCTCGCCGGCCGACGCAAGCTTCGTCGCCACGATCGTCGATATGGCGTGCTTGTAAACAAGATTCTGCTTGCCCGCCACCTCAAGAATCACCGTGAAATTGTCGAAGCCCTTGACATATCCCTTCATCTGGAAGCCGTTGAGCAGATGGATGCTGACTGCCCGGTTCTCCTTGCGCATCTGATTGAGAAAATTATCCTGTAAGTTCAGCGGTTTTACCGGCATGGAAAGACCTCCTTATATCCGTACAAATTTTTTCCAGCAGCAGCTCTTCCCCCTGCGACGCCGCATACCAATGTACATACGGCATCTTGCGAAACCAAGTGAGCTGGCGCTTCGCGAAATGGCGCGTCGCCTTCTTGATTTCCGCTGCGGCAAGCGGCAAGTCCATGCTTCCCGCAAGATAGGCAAGCATCTCGCGATAGCCGATGCCCTTCATCGCCGGACAGTCACGAGGTACGCCTTCCGCCAAGAGAGAGCGCACCTCGTCGGCAAGACCTGCCTCCAACATCGCATCGACACGTTCCTCGATACGTGCATAGAGCGCTTGCCGTTCGCGCCGCAGTCCGATGACATAGGCGTCGTAAGCAAGCTCCCCGCCTGCCGCCTCGCGCTGCTCGGAGATATGCTCGTTTCCCAAGGAAGCGACCTCCAAGGCACGCACGACGCGGCGGAAATCGTTGACATGCAGACGAGCCGCCGCCTCCGGATCGGCTTCCTGCAAAAGGCCATGG is from Selenomonas sputigena ATCC 35185 and encodes:
- the dut gene encoding dUTP diphosphatase — protein: MRKRGFEIIKAYEAAGLSLPQRKTAASAGYDLAAAKDCVLPCGKVTIVPTGLKAYMQKDEYLGLHIRSGISLKHQLMLVNAQGIIDADYYDNEENEGHIMVAILNLGASDFHVEKGMRIAQGIFYKYLVADDDEAGTGEARTGGFGSTGKR
- the hfq gene encoding RNA chaperone Hfq, which codes for MPVKPLNLQDNFLNQMRKENRAVSIHLLNGFQMKGYVKGFDNFTVILEVAGKQNLVYKHAISTIVATKLASAGEVEK
- the miaA gene encoding tRNA (adenosine(37)-N6)-dimethylallyltransferase MiaA — protein: MKKARLVVLIGPTAVGKTALSLALARRLDAEIISGDSMLFYRGFDIGTAKPTKEELSAVPHHFIDILAPAASFNVMDFQRLAREEIGRIAARGKLPLVVGGTGLYIKSLLEGYVFNETSGDRAYREKFERLAQEKGKAFVHGLLQEADPEAAARLHVNDFRRVVRALEVASLGNEHISEQREAAGGELAYDAYVIGLRRERQALYARIEERVDAMLEAGLADEVRSLLAEGVPRDCPAMKGIGYREMLAYLAGSMDLPLAAAEIKKATRHFAKRQLTWFRKMPYVHWYAASQGEELLLEKICTDIRRSFHAGKTAELTG